Proteins co-encoded in one Cupriavidus nantongensis genomic window:
- a CDS encoding PIG-L deacetylase family protein, whose product MGTAMVVDLAAAVTVISPHLDDGVFSCGGLIAAARAARVVTVFAGVPPADMPAPDWDQAAGFASAEQAVLSRRREDNHALTMLGAHAVWLDFWDSQYGRRYTAQQLADALHTVLLTQTDGVVVAPLGLFHSDHALVHDACRLLMLAAHARGAAWSAPHAVAATAAPPPVQWLYYEDAIYRRMPGLLQQRLVQCRDSGLRATPVNLPVAQYLTQKSYALNAYQSQLQLFSEDRLCDLCAPERYWMLQPADAGAA is encoded by the coding sequence ATGGGCACGGCGATGGTGGTCGATCTCGCCGCTGCGGTGACCGTGATCTCGCCGCACCTGGACGATGGCGTGTTCAGCTGCGGCGGGCTGATCGCGGCCGCGCGCGCGGCGCGGGTGGTGACCGTGTTCGCGGGCGTGCCGCCGGCCGACATGCCGGCCCCGGACTGGGACCAGGCCGCCGGCTTCGCCAGTGCCGAGCAGGCGGTGCTGTCGCGCCGGCGCGAGGACAACCACGCGCTGACCATGCTGGGCGCGCACGCGGTGTGGCTGGACTTCTGGGACAGCCAGTACGGGCGCCGCTACACCGCGCAGCAGCTTGCCGACGCGCTGCACACCGTGCTGCTGACGCAGACCGACGGCGTGGTCGTAGCCCCGCTCGGTCTGTTCCATTCCGACCATGCGCTGGTGCATGACGCCTGCCGGCTGCTGATGCTGGCCGCGCACGCGCGCGGCGCCGCCTGGAGCGCGCCGCATGCCGTCGCAGCCACAGCCGCACCCCCGCCCGTGCAGTGGCTCTACTACGAAGACGCGATCTACCGCCGCATGCCGGGCCTGCTGCAGCAGCGGCTGGTGCAATGCCGGGACAGCGGCCTGCGCGCCACGCCCGTCAACCTGCCGGTGGCGCAGTACCTGACGCAGAAGAGCTATGCGCTCAACGCCTACCAGAGCCAGCTGCAGCTGTTCAGCGAAGACCGGCTGTGCGACCTGTGCGCGCCCGAGCGCTACTGGATGCTGCAGCCGGCCGACGCCGGCGCTGCCTGA